DNA sequence from the Rattus rattus isolate New Zealand chromosome 2, Rrattus_CSIRO_v1, whole genome shotgun sequence genome:
AACACATTAAGGGAGAGCatgtttatttggctcacagatTTAGGTTGCACAATCATGGAGAGAAAGTCATGATAGTAGAAGATGAAGACACTTAGTGACATTCCATTCTCCATTGGTTGGTAAAGCCATTTGCTTCCAAAACTAATAATCTGGGTTAAATTACCAAGGTTCAGATAGTAGAAGAAGAGAGCCAATtcccagaggaagaagaaaaagatgaatgCTGTTGCTAGACTAAATTAATCAATTTTACTGTATCTAGAAATCTAGTCCAGAAAATGACTAGAAAATGATTGCCTCCTTTAAGAGGGTGTCTTCCAACCTCACTTAATATAACAAAGATAATACTTTACAGGGATGGACAGAAACTAACCTAACAAAGAGAATCCATGATACCCATTCCAACATCTAGGCCTTTTGTGACTCCAGATATTGTTCAATTGATATTATTAACTAGCAAAGGAATGAAATTCAAATTAAACTTGATTCCAGAACTAAaagttgtttcatttttctttgtccaATTATTTGAATTCTGAATTATGGCTGTGTGaggattcaaataaaaatataatatgaatTGATTTTGAAAACCTGTGTGAGGATTCACGTGAAAATATAGGTGTAAATGATGtaaaaaacctaaaatattgTTATACTTAAATTCTAATAAACCACTTCTTCCTACAATATCTAAATGTAATTATAGCACTGTTCTATGATTTGTGCAGGGAATTCTTACTATAAAGATAATCATTTTTGCTGATTCTCTGTTTACAAAAGGAAATGATACAATTCTTCACTGTCCAATCAAAGAAAGAGTCAGATAATGTCACCACAAAAGTTTCAAAATGTGTTAGCATAGCAAATGTGTATAAAAATTGTTCTGTAGCAGTCAACTAACAtcaaaaatatagatatatttcaatcattaatttataaatattatcaaCATTTTAATAATAGTAGGGTTATATGTAAAGAGAACTAATTAAAACAGTACATAAATACCTATCATAGATTTATTgtccagaaggaaagaggaaataaaaggagCACATAAGTGTGCTCCTTGattcactatttttcttttttctatactGCAATAATATAAACTTGGACAAATATGAATATCTACTTTAATTATATGTGGAAGAAAATAGTATTATTGATTTTGTAACATTATAAGTAAATTATCACAGGTTATTTTGCAACATGCAAAATTTTGTGAATgcattcttgacttctttgttccGCATGCTGTAGACCAGAGGGTTGAGCATCGGAATGATCATGGTGTAGAACACAGAGGCAATTTTGTCAGTATCCATGGAATGACTGGAGCTGGGCTGTAGGTACATGAATATGATAGTTCCATAGAAAATTGAAACTGCAATGAAGTGTGAGGCACAAGTGGATACAGCCTTTCGATATCCTGCActtgatttcattttaaagattgtaataaaaatgaatatgtagGATATCCAGATAACTAAGAGAGCAAAAAAGATATTGAAGCTCACTACATAAACCAGAACCAGCTCACTGACATGTCTATCAGAGCAAGAGAGAACCATTACTGCCGGAATATCACAAAAGAAATGATGGACTACATGAAACCTAcagaaggaaagactgaaagTGTCCCCAATGTGAATAGAGGCATTCAGGAAACCACAGGCATaggaacctaaagaaagacaggcacacacacttctAGTCATGGTGGTAGCATAGTGCAAGGGATTACACACTGCTgcatagcgatcataggccattgAGGCCAGCAGGTAATTTTCCACAGTAGCAAAGGCTACAAAAAAGAACATCTGGGCAGCACAGTCATTATAGGAAATGATCTTGTTTCCTATTAGGAGCCCAGTCATGACTGTGGGTGTGACCGCTGAGGAGTAACAAAAATCAACCAAGGACAGGTTacctagaaaaaaatacatgggaGTATGGAGACGAAAGTCTAGGACAATCAGTAGGATCATCCCTAGATTTCCTACTAGTGTGATGGTGTATATGAGGAGAAATGTGAAGAAAAGTGCAAGCTGTAAGCCTGGCTCATCAGTGAGTCCCAGCAGGAGAAACTGTGTCACTCCTGTATTATTCTTCATCAGAGTCATATTTCAATAATTATATTGTCCATAGCCACTGGAAAATAGAAAGATGATTATAAAGAAGttgaattaaaatggaaaaccaaAGCAATATGACTTGACATAGAAATAATCCATACATTGCAATTTCCTAGAATATAGACATTTCCCAAAATTAAATTTGGTGTAGTAGTTATATAGAGGGTTACATGGGCTAGAATGTAAAGACTATTAATAAATTCCCtacataattttacatttttgtagTTTCTATGCAGAAATTGATATCATTTAATAACTAGATAAAAAGAATGTGTGGCTGAAAATCAAACTAATTTCTGAACTCGGTATAAGTTCAATTATCCTGTTGCTTACTTTTCAAGTACTGCAATAGACAGAAACCTAATATGtccatttttatattctcttAATTATATTAGAATTCAGTGATTGTTTTCACATCATTTATCTAGCACAATAGGATGagttattcatttatatttgcaAGTATGAAATTTGAGTCATTATTTTAGGTCCTTGATTTTATTTAACCTGTGTTGTTCCCCAAGTTTGAAAATTCAAACTTAATTTTAATTGATTGATAATATTGTGTTTTGCaggagaatggatggaactagaaagtgtcatcctgagatcctgagtgaggtaactcagacccaaaggacatgcacagcATGGCAGCatattctcactaataaatggatagtatatgtatatatatatacatatacagtccacagaactcagaaaggtcaacaagctgaagagtCCAACTAAGGATGCCTCAGTTCTAatacagagggagaaaaaaaagcaagcataaggaaggaggatggaagggacagaagatggaaaggggTTGATGGGTCAGGGGGataggggaacatgatctggcaTTGGGTGGGGTAAAAAGACTGAAGTCCTGAGgcccagcagaaaaaaatggaaacaggcatcccccggaggaaggaggttgggaagactctctggaatgtaccagagacctaggaagtgagagactctcaggacttaaaggtTGGAGGGGGGTTAGATGAGTGGCCATGCAGTGGGAAGAGGAACTtactgaatccacctccagcagaaagacagggcatcaagtgagggatgaggttgccatcccacagccaATGTTCTGACCCATaaatcttcctgtctgaaagaaatgcagggatgaaaatggagaaaagcctgaggaaaagaaggtccagccataggcccaaagtgggaggCAGCTCAAGGGAAgttcccaagacctgacaccaatACTGAATCTATGGGGAATTCACAAAAATGGACCTACCATGagtgccctccaaaagacccacaagcagctaaaagaatcagatacagatatgtgcattcaaccaatgaacagaagctgctgatccctctgattaaattagggaaaagctggaggaagccgaGAAGGAGAGCAACCCTTAAGGGGAACCAGTAGTCTCAATCCTGAAATCTCTTAGATACTGGCTAAGCAAACAGgaagcatacagcagctgagatgaggtctccaatacatagacagcagaggactcccaggtctgggttcagtcaaagaagatgcacctaaccctcaaaagactggagttcccaggaagtttagaaatctggtgggttgggtgggatggggacaacCTTCTGTACAGGGaagtgtgggggaaggggctgggaggaagTGTGGGATGTGCAACTCTTTGGAGGGAGTGGGttgaccaggaagggaataaaatctggtgtaaaaagaaacaaacaaacaaacaaatatatacaagATCGAATATATTCATGCATATGTTTTAGAAAGA
Encoded proteins:
- the LOC116893706 gene encoding olfactory receptor 5B3-like; the protein is MTLMKNNTGVTQFLLLGLTDEPGLQLALFFTFLLIYTITLVGNLGMILLIVLDFRLHTPMYFFLGNLSLVDFCYSSAVTPTVMTGLLIGNKIISYNDCAAQMFFFVAFATVENYLLASMAYDRYAAVCNPLHYATTMTRSVCACLSLGSYACGFLNASIHIGDTFSLSFCRFHVVHHFFCDIPAVMVLSCSDRHVSELVLVYVVSFNIFFALLVIWISYIFIFITIFKMKSSAGYRKAVSTCASHFIAVSIFYGTIIFMYLQPSSSHSMDTDKIASVFYTMIIPMLNPLVYSMRNKEVKNAFTKFCMLQNNL